DNA sequence from the Cohnella herbarum genome:
CCGCATCGAAGGAGAAACCGAGCAATTTCGATGGTTCTGCGGCTTCGTTCAAATTGATCGTATCTTCCCAGACGGTTTTCGGCATGCCTTCCTGTACGTAAGCAAGGAAGTTGGAAGCGAACATCCACGGTGCTTGCGGGTTGTAGCCTTGTTGATTCGGCCCAGCAACCATGAGGCCGTCGTCGTTGAGTTTGAAGTGGTCATCCTTGATGCCGAAGTTGAGCAGGTTATACAGTTCTACGTCCGTATTCAGCAGTTCAAGCAGCATCGTCGCTCTTTCCGGGTTTTTCGACGTGCGGCTGATGGCATGCATCGTGGCGATGATGCCGCCTGTCGTCAGATGCGGAACGGAGGCAGGTGCAGTGACATAAGCCTCGCCGCCCAATACGGAGCTGAGTACATCTCCGCCCGGCTTGTACGCACCGCCGATGCTCATCATCCATTTGCCTGCTTTGGCGTCGGTCCATTCATCTGTTTTCTTGGCGATCCGTTCTTTGGAATTCATATAGCCTTTGGCGTTCCAGTCCCGCAAGGCGGCGACGAATTTCTTGAACTCATCGGACTCAAACTGGTTCATTACCGTCAGCGTGTCATCATTATAGTTTACTGCGCCGGGTACGTTGATGCCGGCGATGTTTTCGAAACCGAACATATCCTGAATGCCAAACAATGGGGCACTAACATATTTTTGCGGATTGTCTTTCTTGACCGCATCAAAGTACGGCTCAAGCAAATTCATCGTATCGGCGCTGAGTTTGCCGCCAACGCTGTTGATGTCAAAGCCGTATTTTTCTGCAAGAGCTTTCGGTATTGCAATTTCCGGTGTTCTTGCCGAGATTTGATAGTTGATATAGCCGTAGATCTGACCGTTTACGCGAGTAGCATCCCAGAAATTACTCGGAATAGCGGCATAGGACTTCGGTGCATATAGTTTAAGCAAATCATCCAGTGGTAAATAGGCGCCTTTCGCTACGTTCTGAGTGTAGTTATTAAGCCAGTTGGAAGTAAAGGCAAGGTCGTAAGGTTCGCCGGAGGCGGTGACCACTTTCATTTTCTGTTCGTAATCCGCACCGGCGATCGGTTTGAAGTCGATGGTGGCGTTGATTTTTTGTTTTACGATTTTGTTTACTTCGGCAAACACTTTGTCTTGTTCAGGCTGCGGGAAGCTGCCCGGGAAGTACCAAGTCAACTTGACCTCCGGCAATTCTTCGGGGGCTTTTGCGCCTTCGGATGGATTCGCGCTCGCAGGGCTTGTCGGAGATGCGCTCGGCGAGCTGGCATTGTCGTTGTTTCCGCATGCGCCTAGCACCAAGCTGAACACGAGAATCAGGAGTATAGCTATGATGCCGGTTTTGGAAAGACGTGTACCTCTTAACATTGTGAATCCTCCCTTTGTCCTATTACTATATTCTTAAAATGGATCGAAATCCATGTTTAAGCTATCCTTTGACCGCGCCTACCGTAAGCCCTTTGACAAAATACTTTTGGAAAAAGGGGAACACTAGAAGCATCGGACCGGCAGCCAGAATGGCCATCGCCATCCGGGCCGTTTCGGCGGGAACGGTGTTCATTCCCGGCATAATGCTCGCGGTACGGGTAAGAAACTCGATGTTGTTGATCATGCGGTACAGCATATATTGCAACGGAACGAGACTTTCCTTATCGATATACATCAGGCTTAGCCACCAATCGTTCCAGTATTGAAGAATGGTGAACAAGCCGACGGTGGCTAGTCCCGGTTTAGCCAATGGTAGAATCATCTGGATAAATATCCGGAGCTCGCTCGCGCCGTCGATCATGCAAGATTCAATGATAGTGTGCGGAATTTTCTGCATGAAAGTTCTCAGGATCAAGATGAACCAGGGAATCGCCAGATAGGGCAGAATGAGTACCCAGATCGTATTTTTCAGGTGCAGGTAATTGCTGATGAGGATATAGGTCGGAACAAGACCGCCGTTAAACAGCATCGTAAAGAACACATAGAAGCTTAGAGAGTTCTTATATTTGTAGTCTTCTCTGGATAATACATAGGAAATGCCCGCAGAGATCAGCACGGAAATGATCGTACCTATAGCGCTGACGAGCAGAGACACTTTCAATGCATTCAAGAGTTGAGCCGGTTTGTATAGCACATAGGCATAGGCGCTTAAATTAAAGCCCTGGGGAAAAAAGCTATACCCTTCTTGTAGAATGGTCGTTTCGTCGCTTAGCGAAACGGAAATAATCGAGATTAGCGGGATGATGCAAGCGATGCCGAATAAGATCAACACGAGATGGATCAACATTTTCGGCAGTTTTTTACGGAGCGTCATAAGCTCACCTCCATTTTAGAAATTAGAACAGTTTGTTCTCTTCGTTTACTCTTTTAACCATATAGTTGCTCAGCAGGACGACAACGAATCCCATCATCGATTGGAACAAGCCGACTGCCGACGACATGCCGATATCTCCGGATTGTCTAAGCATGCGGTATACATACGTATCGATAACTTGGGTGACCGGATACAACTGACCGACTTCCCTCGGGACGAAGAAAAACAAGCCGAAGTCCGAATAGAAAATTTTCCCGATCGACAGAAGCGTCATGATCGTAATCAGCGGCATAAGCAACGGCAACGTAATTTTAATAATGGTTTGGAATTTAGATGCGCCATCGATTGCAGCCGCTTCAAAGTAATCCTGCGAGATGCCGAGAATTCCGGCATAGAAAATGATGCTGGTATAGCCCAACCCTTTCCATACATTAATGAAGGTAAGCAGGATGGGCCAAATCCACGTTTCGGTATAAAAATCGAAGGACGTAAATCCGAGGTCTTCCAACCAGCCGGTCACAATCCCATAAGGTCCAATAAACGAGTATGCCATGTACGCCACGATGATCCAAGAAAAGAAATAGGGGAAAAAAAATAAAGTTTGATACGTTTTCAAAAATTTGCGGCTAATGACTTCATTTAACAAGAGGGCAAATATAATCGATAGCAAGGTGCCGACCACAATAAAGACCGTATTGTACCCGAGTGTGTTCCTGACGACCATCCATGCGTCGCTAGAGCTGAAAAAGTAGTTGAAGTTTTCAAAGCCGCTCCAAGGACTGCGGAAAATGCCTTGCTCGTAATTGACGTTCTTAAAGGCAATAAAAATTCCCGCCATCGGAATGTACGAGAATACGAAAATCACCAGAATTGCCGGGAGCGCCAGCATCGTAAGCGTCAAAGTTTTCATGGATCGCGTTTTACTCATTTTTTTATTTGTTGCTGCCATAGCCACAAGCGTCTACTCCTTTGCCGTTTCTATTTTGCCAATCGCCTGTTCATGGCTTAATACTAGCAACCCCATGTAAGAAAACAATTTCTAATCCGATTGTTCTGTCCTTTACGGAGCAAAATAGGAGTGCTTAATTTGGTTTTTTGTACTGAATTTACACTTTTCACGTCCGGAAGGTAATTGTATTTGCTCAGTTTTTCACGATTGTGATAGTCTTCATTAATGGAGGGGGTAGCAAACCATGTTTAAGCAACTTGTATTGAAAAATCCGTTTCAGTTGTTTCTGACGATATTGCTGCCGTTTCTAATCAGCGCATTGGTCTTACTGTTCGTTCAGTCGTCGATATTAAAAAAGAATTTTGAAGATTTCGCGCTTCAAATGATCTACAACCAACAGAAATCCGAATTGCAAAACACGAGCCAGAATGTGCAGGTGATGGCCCAGTCGGTTAGATCGCTGGCGACCACCGCTTTTTTTGACGATATGATCAAAGATTTGTTGTATTCGGATGTCGCGGCCATTGATTATGTGAAATATCAGACGAAAATGCAATCCTACAAAACGATTTATCCGTTTCTGCAATCGATTTACATTTATAACGGACAAACGGTATATTCGGTGCCGAGCGAAAACTTTCTATATAATAGAGGGAATTTTAGCGATAAGGGAATATTCTCGATTTTGGACGATATCCAAAATAATCGGTCTCATAGCATCGTCCTTCGCGAAATACCAAATATCATGTCCGGCATCTCGAGCGGTGCGTCCAAAACCGTCAACGTGTATACATACTTGTTTTTTGACACGCAGCTAGAGAAAGGAAAAGTAAGCGAAGCCATTATTCTCAACATATCCGAGGATTGGATCAAGCAAAACATCAGCATATCCGATCAACAGAGCGATAACCGGATGTTCATTCTCGATTCGAAGGGCAGGCTGATGTCCGGAGATCCGAATCATCCGTTGCTTAGCGATATGAACGAATTCGAATATACCCGAATCATCAATTCCTCGAAGGAACCGTCAGGCAGTTTACATATGAACGCAGACGGAGTCGATTCTTTTATTACGTACACGGATACGGGCGTATTTGACTGGAAGCTGGTCAGCGTTACTCCTTATACAAAGATCGTTCAGGAAATCGAGATTATGAAGAAGAAAACGTTACTGCTTATGTTGATTTTTCTGGCCGGAAGCGTTCTGCTCACGTTCTATTTTTCCCGAAGGTTATATGTGCCAGTCAAGCTCGTCATTCAGAACTACCATACGCTAGAGTCTGAGCAGAAGGAGGAGTTTTATAGTCGGAAGCAAGAGGTATTAAGAAAACTGGTGCAGTCCAGCGATTTCGGATCCGATCAATCGATTCTCCGAATCTTTAATAAATTCAATATCGAGCTTGAACCCTGGGAATCCCTCCAGCTCTTCCTGTTCAAGATCGATCATTATTCGGAGTTCAGTTCCCAATATAGTTCGAAAGACCGTGGATTGCTGAAATTCGCCATGATGAACATCATTTCGGAGCTTCTCTCCGGCATGTATAAGCATGAATGTATCGAAGTGGAAGAAGATCAGATTCTGTTGTTGATTAACTTCAAAGCCGAAGAAGAGTCGCAGCAGCAGGAACGGCTGCTAGAGCTCTTGCAAGAAATTCAACTGAATACGTCGAAGTATTTGCGACTGTCCGTTTCCATTACGATTAGCCAGCCTTTCGAATCGATTTCGAATATCAATTTCTACTATTTAAAGACGCTTGATCTCTCGTATTACCGTATGATCTTAGGACATCAAGCCATCATCTCCGAGAGTGTCGTCTCCATTAGGAACGAAGACTTCAAATATCCGCAAGATCAAGAGAAAGAGTTGACGGATGCTCTGATTCAAGGACATTTCGAGGAAGCGGACCGGGTATTGTTCGACATGATCGGTTATGCGTCCGCTTACAGCTATACGGTGCTAAACTCGGTGTTGATCCGATTGCTGCTGTCCATTCGATACGCGATTGAAGTGCTGGAAGCCAACCATTCAATGAAAGTAAATTTCAACTTTAATACGTACTTGACCAAGCTTCAAAAGATCGAGACGTTGGACAATATCAAATCCGATTTCCGCCAACTGTTCGGGCATTTGGCTGAAGAACTGCAATCCAAAAAGGATAATAAGTATTTGGATCTGCTCGAAGATGTCAATCGGATTATTCAAAGAGACTTCACCAATCCTGGATTGTCTCTCGATACGATTGCGGATGAAGTGGGCTTCTCCCCGCCCTATTTAGGGAAGTTGTTCAAGAAGTACCGTCATCTTTCGGTGAATGACTATATCAATCATGTTCGTCTGACGCATGCGACCGAACTCATTGCGACTACCGATGAAACCATTATGGAGATTATGCAGCATTCGGGATTTTCCAGCCGAAGTCATTTCTTCGCATTGTTCAAAAAAACGAACGGACTGACGCCTGCCCAATATCGAATATTAGTGAAAAAATCCGAGTAAGCGGCGAGAGCCGCTCCGGATTTTTTTTCTATATTCGAAGAATGAGAACCGATATTCAATTTGAGTACTCATGTCTGGAATCCGTAATCGGAATTGTCATAGATCAAGGACTGATTCTAGAAATGAGAAATTGTAATAGAACGATAGGGTGCTAGTATGGGGACATCGCGATCGTGCTACCCGATCATAACCGATTCGGCAGCGAAATGGCTTCGTGGTCGGAATATTAAAGAAAAGTGATTTTATTGGAGATCACGATGGCGGTTTTTTGTAGGAAAGTTAGTTTTATTTGATTTCAGTATTCATCGACCTTTGTATAGTGGAGGGGAGTAGATCTACTTTCATAGCAAATAGGTGAATCCATTCAACGTCAATGACGCGGAGAGGGAGATAGGTGGAGATGGCTGAATTTTTGAATCAAGTTGCGATAGTAACCGGATCCACTAGCGGAATCGGCAAAGCGGTTGCCGAGAGCTTAGCCAAGCAAGGCGTTCGCGTCGTCGTTTGCGGACGGGATGAGGAGAACGGGCGACAAGTCGTGGAAGGAATTGAACGGGACGGAGGAACGGCGATCTTCGTGCAAGCGGATCAGCTCCTTCCCTCCGCTCCGGATACGATCGTAGAGCAAGCCGTGAAGTCGTGGGGGAGAATCGATATTGTCGTCAACAATGCCGCCTTGGTTTGCAACAAGCCGATAGAAACCGTTCAGCACGAGGATTGGGACCGGCTATTTGCAGTTAATGTAAAGTCGGGATTTTTTCTGGTTCAGAAGGCGCTGCCGTATTTGAAAGAGACCCGTGGCTCGATCGTTAATATCAGTTCCTTAAACAGCCAAAAAAATATTGCGGGCAATTTCGTTTATGACTCTCTTAAAGCGGCGCTAAACCATCTGACGACAGGACTGGCGCTCGATCTGAAGGATACGGGGATCCGTTGCAATGCCTTACTTCCGGCGGGGATCGCAACACCGCTTCTGAACGATTGGTTTAAACAGCTGATGGATGATGCGGTCGAAGCCGAGCGGGTTGCGGAATCCGAAAAGCTAAGATCGGATGTCGGGTCGCCCCAGCAGGTGGCGGATGCGGTGTTGTTCTTATGCAGCGGTCAGGCATCATGGGTCAACGGGGCGCTTATTCCTATGCATGGCGGTCACAAGCTGGGCTAGTTCACGCAATAGAATCGGACTTGGAGGAGAAAATCAATGAAGTCGTTAACGCGAAAGTGGAAGATATACGCCGTCCATCATTCCCATTCCGACATCGGCTATACCGAGAGGCAGGAGAAAATCGAACAATATCATGTTGATTTTATTCGTCAGGCGGTACGCATCTCGGAAGAGGCGGAAGCGGGACTGCATCCGGAGTGGCAAGGATTCAAATGGACGTGCGAAACGTTCTGGGCGGTCGAGCGATTCCTGGAACAAGCGGACGCGTCGGAGAGGGAACGGTTCGTCGCCGCATTAAAACGCGGAGATCTGGAGTTGTCCGGTACGTATTTGAATATGAGCGAGTTGATCGGCTACGACATCCTGCGCAGTAAACTGTCCGCCGCCGGTGAATTCGGACGCACGGTCGGCATTCCGGTCACGACGGCCATGACGGCCGACATTAACGGCTACAGTTGGGGCTATGCGCAAGCTTTGCTGGATGCAGGCATCGATTCCTTGCTATCGAACGTGCACACTCATCATGGGATGTTTCCGATCGGGCGCAAACAGACGCCGTTTTATTGGGAGACGCCAAGCGGAGAACAACTGCTCGTCTGGAACGGCGAGCATTACATGGTAGGCAACGATTTGGGGTTAAACCCGAATATGGTGCTCTCTTATACGATTCAAGACGAATTCATAGACAATGCAGTGGGCGGTGGTTATACATTACTCCAAGATCATTGGAAAATCGCCGAAACGCGAATCGAACGATATTTGAAGCAATTGGAGAGCGAGGATTATCCGTATGATTTCGTCCTGGTGAACGTGATGGGGCTGCTTCGGGATAATGCTTCTCCGAACGGGGCCGTAGCCGCATTCATCAACGACTGGAACGGCAAGCACGGGGAGGCGGTAAGCATGGAGATGACGACGTTGTCCCGCTTTTTCGCCCATGTACGCGCGCAAACGGACGAAATTCCGGTTTATCGCGGGGACTGGCCGGATTGGTGGACGGACGGCACTGCCTCTACGCCGATGCACACGCAAATTTTCCGGGACGCCCAACGCACGTACGGTCTGGTCCGGCGATTGGACAAAGGCGCCGGTCTCGTTCCAGAGTCGCAGCTTTTGAAAGCGGAGCACGAATTAATGATGTACGCGGAGCATACGTGGGGTTATCATTCCTCGATCGCCGAACCTTGGCATCCGATGGTGCAAACACTTGGCGTTCGCAAGGAAGCGTACGCGGCCAATGCGAGCCGTCTTGTCTACACCGCGCTCGATCAAGCGCTGCACAAACTTGGGGAGACGACGTTGACCCCCGGCATGCCGCTTCGTTATCAAGCGATCAATTCGTTTGATCATCCGGTGGAAGACATCGCCCGTATTTATCTCGAAAACTATGAATTACCCGGTTTTCCGAACGGCATCGAAGTCGTAGACGAAGCGACGGGCGAAGCCGTGACTCATCAGCGTGAGAACGTCAGCCGCGGCAACCAGATATCTATCGGCGTAAGCCTGCTGCCGAACGAGAAACGCGTATTCAACGTGCGGGCGGCTTCCGCCAAAGCGGACGGTCAGACGACCAGCAGCACGCAGCTGCAGGGAAAGATCCGCATCTTCGACCTGGATGATCTGTATCCCGGCCCTGTTTCCGACATGCCAGTGATCCGTATCACCGAAACCGGCGTAGACACGCCTCATGTGTCGATCCGTTGGAAAACGGGCGAAGGCATCGTGTCATGGAAAGAAAAGGCCAGCGGTCGAAGCCTGCTGAGAACGGATGCGGCGCACACCGCTTTCTCGCCGGTATATGAAGTGACGAAAGCGGATCCTGAGCGGCAGGTGGAAGTACGAGGCAAAATGGGACGCAATCGTAAAGGCGCTCATGCTCAACGCTCGGTCGGACGTCTTGTTCAAGCGCACCAGGTTGCGAATGGTCCTCTGTACGGTACGGTCGAATTGAAATACGAGACGGACGGAATGCAGTATTATTCTTTGCTGCTGACGGTCTACCGGGATTTGCCTCGCGTCGATGTCGCCGTACGGATGCTGAAAGACAGCGTATGGGATCCGGAAAACGTGTACATCTCGTTGCCCTTCGATACGAACAAACAGAATCAGCAATTGTGGCTGGATAAAGCGGGTGCGCTCGTGCGCCCGGGTATCGATCAACTGCCGGGTACGTGTTTGGATTTTTACGCACTGCAAGAAGGATTCGCGCTTCTGGACGAGAAGGAAGGAATCGTCATCGGGGTTCCCGACGCGCCGTTGTTGCAGACCGGCCCGCTTACTTATGAGACCAGGCTGTTAAACGGACAGCAGGGCGAAGAACGGAATCATCCGTTATATTCCTGGCCGATGACGAATTACTGGGAGACGAATTTCAAGGCGACGCTAGGAGGATTCTACGAGTTTCGTTACAACGTGACATGGGGACAGGACTGGACGTCTCCTGAACAGGCGGTTCGTTATTGTCATAGCATGAACGCGGGAGTAACCGCATTTCGGTTGAAGGATTAATAAACTATTCGAATATTGGAAAGGAGAATGGGCAATGGCTTCCGCTTATCAATCGCCTGCGCATGTCCGTGCCTCGAAGCGGGTCGTTCCGCCGCAATGGGCCTTGCAGGAGCAGGTGCTTTTCGAAACGTTGAACAAGGCGGCCAAAGAGTTCGTCGAACGGTACACTCATCCCGACGGCACGCTCATTTGGTTCGAACATTGGCCGGGTATGGACGGATCGGATGATCCTTACGAAGGGTTTATGAACTTGGCGCTCCTGTACGTGCTGGGGGGGAGCAGCGAGTTGCATGAAGTCTCCCGCAAAATATGGGAGGGCATCACTTGGCAATGGACGGAATACGGACAAATTGACCGGGAATTTGACGCTTATTATGACTGGATGCATCATGGCGAAGGTTATTTGTACTTGTATTTCCTTGGATTGGCGGGGCCTGCCACGCTGAAAGACCGCCAGCGCGCGAAGAACTTCGCGGCCATGTACACGGGAGACGATCCGGAGGCGCCGAACTACGACAAGGAACTGAAGCTGATCCGGTCGCCGCTGAACGGGAGCCGCGGACCTAGATTCGAAGTGAACGAGGAGGACTGGAGCACTCATCGGGGAATCCTCGACGATTACCTGGCTCCTTACGAAGATATTCCCGGCGTAGATTTCGCGAGCGGTAAGTGCGCTTGGTCGAACGATGCGGTCTATGAGCAGATCATTGCCAAGATGAACGAACGGATGAATCGCGGCGACGTGCCGCTGAATTTGAACGCAACGAGTTTGATCGCGCACGCTTTCCTGCATTCCGGAGACAAGCGCTTCAGCGACTGGGTGACCGAATATGTAGAGGCTTGGCAGGAGCGGGCACGATTAAACGGCGGCATCATCCCTGACAATGTCGGGCTTTCAGGACAAATCGGAGAGCTCAACGATGGCAAGTGGTGGGGCGGCTATTACGGGTGGCGCTGGCCGCACGGTTTCATGACGATCGTTGAGCCGCTGACTAACGCCTGCATGAACCAGGTATTGCTTACTGGGGATATGAACGGGTTGCAGTTGGTCAGAGAGCAGTTGGATCGCAACTGGGAATTGCGCAAGGAGCAAGACGGGAAATGGGTTGTTCCGTACAAGCATTTCGATAGCGGATGGACGGATTACCGCGAAGCGTTGCCTAAATATCCGATCTATCTGTGGACGACGTCGATGGCGGATGAAGATTTGGAACGCATCGAGCGGATTCCGCAAGACCATGACTGGAACGAGGTCATCGTACCTGCATTCTCCGGCAGAGACCCGAAAACCGGGCGGGAGACGAAACATTACATCGGCAATACGCAGCCTTGGTATCAGTATATCCGCGGGCTCAATCCGGATTATCCGGAACGAATCCTGAGCGCCAATTACGAAATGATCGGCAATCAACTCGCCAAGATGCGTTCTCCCGAAGGAGATCCGCACGGTTGGACCGAGCATTACAACGAAGGCATTTATTCCGCTATTCACATCTGGCAGGAAATGTGCCCGCTTTATTTCGAAGGACTCGTCCAGTTAACGCTAGGCGGACCGATGCATATTTCGCACGGCGGTCTGCAACATGGTCGCGTTCGCTATTTCGATGCAACCGCGAAGCGTCCGGGACTGCCGCCGGGAATATCGGCCTTGGTGGAGAAGTTGACGCCCGATTCGGCTACGGTTCATTTGG
Encoded proteins:
- a CDS encoding AraC family transcriptional regulator, which codes for MFKQLVLKNPFQLFLTILLPFLISALVLLFVQSSILKKNFEDFALQMIYNQQKSELQNTSQNVQVMAQSVRSLATTAFFDDMIKDLLYSDVAAIDYVKYQTKMQSYKTIYPFLQSIYIYNGQTVYSVPSENFLYNRGNFSDKGIFSILDDIQNNRSHSIVLREIPNIMSGISSGASKTVNVYTYLFFDTQLEKGKVSEAIILNISEDWIKQNISISDQQSDNRMFILDSKGRLMSGDPNHPLLSDMNEFEYTRIINSSKEPSGSLHMNADGVDSFITYTDTGVFDWKLVSVTPYTKIVQEIEIMKKKTLLLMLIFLAGSVLLTFYFSRRLYVPVKLVIQNYHTLESEQKEEFYSRKQEVLRKLVQSSDFGSDQSILRIFNKFNIELEPWESLQLFLFKIDHYSEFSSQYSSKDRGLLKFAMMNIISELLSGMYKHECIEVEEDQILLLINFKAEEESQQQERLLELLQEIQLNTSKYLRLSVSITISQPFESISNINFYYLKTLDLSYYRMILGHQAIISESVVSIRNEDFKYPQDQEKELTDALIQGHFEEADRVLFDMIGYASAYSYTVLNSVLIRLLLSIRYAIEVLEANHSMKVNFNFNTYLTKLQKIETLDNIKSDFRQLFGHLAEELQSKKDNKYLDLLEDVNRIIQRDFTNPGLSLDTIADEVGFSPPYLGKLFKKYRHLSVNDYINHVRLTHATELIATTDETIMEIMQHSGFSSRSHFFALFKKTNGLTPAQYRILVKKSE
- a CDS encoding glycoside hydrolase family 38 N-terminal domain-containing protein; its protein translation is MKSLTRKWKIYAVHHSHSDIGYTERQEKIEQYHVDFIRQAVRISEEAEAGLHPEWQGFKWTCETFWAVERFLEQADASERERFVAALKRGDLELSGTYLNMSELIGYDILRSKLSAAGEFGRTVGIPVTTAMTADINGYSWGYAQALLDAGIDSLLSNVHTHHGMFPIGRKQTPFYWETPSGEQLLVWNGEHYMVGNDLGLNPNMVLSYTIQDEFIDNAVGGGYTLLQDHWKIAETRIERYLKQLESEDYPYDFVLVNVMGLLRDNASPNGAVAAFINDWNGKHGEAVSMEMTTLSRFFAHVRAQTDEIPVYRGDWPDWWTDGTASTPMHTQIFRDAQRTYGLVRRLDKGAGLVPESQLLKAEHELMMYAEHTWGYHSSIAEPWHPMVQTLGVRKEAYAANASRLVYTALDQALHKLGETTLTPGMPLRYQAINSFDHPVEDIARIYLENYELPGFPNGIEVVDEATGEAVTHQRENVSRGNQISIGVSLLPNEKRVFNVRAASAKADGQTTSSTQLQGKIRIFDLDDLYPGPVSDMPVIRITETGVDTPHVSIRWKTGEGIVSWKEKASGRSLLRTDAAHTAFSPVYEVTKADPERQVEVRGKMGRNRKGAHAQRSVGRLVQAHQVANGPLYGTVELKYETDGMQYYSLLLTVYRDLPRVDVAVRMLKDSVWDPENVYISLPFDTNKQNQQLWLDKAGALVRPGIDQLPGTCLDFYALQEGFALLDEKEGIVIGVPDAPLLQTGPLTYETRLLNGQQGEERNHPLYSWPMTNYWETNFKATLGGFYEFRYNVTWGQDWTSPEQAVRYCHSMNAGVTAFRLKD
- a CDS encoding ABC transporter substrate-binding protein, which encodes MLRGTRLSKTGIIAILLILVFSLVLGACGNNDNASSPSASPTSPASANPSEGAKAPEELPEVKLTWYFPGSFPQPEQDKVFAEVNKIVKQKINATIDFKPIAGADYEQKMKVVTASGEPYDLAFTSNWLNNYTQNVAKGAYLPLDDLLKLYAPKSYAAIPSNFWDATRVNGQIYGYINYQISARTPEIAIPKALAEKYGFDINSVGGKLSADTMNLLEPYFDAVKKDNPQKYVSAPLFGIQDMFGFENIAGINVPGAVNYNDDTLTVMNQFESDEFKKFVAALRDWNAKGYMNSKERIAKKTDEWTDAKAGKWMMSIGGAYKPGGDVLSSVLGGEAYVTAPASVPHLTTGGIIATMHAISRTSKNPERATMLLELLNTDVELYNLLNFGIKDDHFKLNDDGLMVAGPNQQGYNPQAPWMFASNFLAYVQEGMPKTVWEDTINLNEAAEPSKLLGFSFDAEPVKAEIGKTSAVYDEYYRGIELGVTSEEKYNEFLKKMKTAGSDLIVAEMQKQIDAWKATK
- a CDS encoding carbohydrate ABC transporter permease, whose product is MTLRKKLPKMLIHLVLILFGIACIIPLISIISVSLSDETTILQEGYSFFPQGFNLSAYAYVLYKPAQLLNALKVSLLVSAIGTIISVLISAGISYVLSREDYKYKNSLSFYVFFTMLFNGGLVPTYILISNYLHLKNTIWVLILPYLAIPWFILILRTFMQKIPHTIIESCMIDGASELRIFIQMILPLAKPGLATVGLFTILQYWNDWWLSLMYIDKESLVPLQYMLYRMINNIEFLTRTASIMPGMNTVPAETARMAMAILAAGPMLLVFPFFQKYFVKGLTVGAVKG
- a CDS encoding SDR family NAD(P)-dependent oxidoreductase; amino-acid sequence: MAEFLNQVAIVTGSTSGIGKAVAESLAKQGVRVVVCGRDEENGRQVVEGIERDGGTAIFVQADQLLPSAPDTIVEQAVKSWGRIDIVVNNAALVCNKPIETVQHEDWDRLFAVNVKSGFFLVQKALPYLKETRGSIVNISSLNSQKNIAGNFVYDSLKAALNHLTTGLALDLKDTGIRCNALLPAGIATPLLNDWFKQLMDDAVEAERVAESEKLRSDVGSPQQVADAVLFLCSGQASWVNGALIPMHGGHKLG
- a CDS encoding ABC transporter permease; the encoded protein is MAATNKKMSKTRSMKTLTLTMLALPAILVIFVFSYIPMAGIFIAFKNVNYEQGIFRSPWSGFENFNYFFSSSDAWMVVRNTLGYNTVFIVVGTLLSIIFALLLNEVISRKFLKTYQTLFFFPYFFSWIIVAYMAYSFIGPYGIVTGWLEDLGFTSFDFYTETWIWPILLTFINVWKGLGYTSIIFYAGILGISQDYFEAAAIDGASKFQTIIKITLPLLMPLITIMTLLSIGKIFYSDFGLFFFVPREVGQLYPVTQVIDTYVYRMLRQSGDIGMSSAVGLFQSMMGFVVVLLSNYMVKRVNEENKLF